The following are encoded together in the Daucus carota subsp. sativus chromosome 5, DH1 v3.0, whole genome shotgun sequence genome:
- the LOC108222804 gene encoding myosin-6, with product MVVLASLGVGSVVWVEDPDDAWIDGEVVGVNGENIDVLCTTGKRVVVNTSNVYPKDAEAPPCGVDDMTKLAYLHEPGVLSNLKSRYDINEIYTYTGNILIAVNPFRRLPHLYDSHMMAQYKGAAFGELSPHPFAVADAAYRVMINEGISQSILVSGESGAGKTESTKQLMHYLAYMGGRASTGGRSVEQKVLESNPVLEAFGNAKTVRNNNSSRFGKFVEIQFDNKGRISGAAIRTYLLERSRVCQLSDPERNYHCFYMLCAAPQEELQRYKLGNPRTFHYLNQSNCYEIDGLDESKEYAATKRAMDVVGISSEEQEAIFRVVAAILHLGNIEFAKGKEADSSVPKDDKSWFHLRTAAELFMCDVKALEDSLCKRVIVTRDETITKWLDPESAATSRDALAKVVYSRLFDWLVDKINSSIGQDHSSKYLIGVLDIYGFESFKTNSFEQFCINLTNEKLQQHFNQHVFKMEQEEYTKEEINWSYIEFIDNQDILDLIEKKPGGIIALLDEACMFPRSTHETFAQKLYQTFKDHKRFSKPKLSRSGFTIGHYAGDVTYQTELFLDKNKDYVVAEHQSLLNASSCSFVASLFPPSEESSKSSKFSSIGSRFKQQLQSLLETLSSTEPHYIRCVKPNNLLKPAIFENHNVLQQLRCGGVMEAIRISCAGYPTRKPFYEFVDRFGILAPEVLSGSLDEINACKKLLEKVGLDGYQIGKTKVFLRAGQMAELDARRTEVLGRSASIIQRKIRSYMARKSFIMLRQSVLQIQSVCRGQLARHIYGGMRREASCQRIQRNLRMHFARKAYKDLCCSAISIQTGMRGMTARRELRFRKQTRAAVMIQSHCRKFLACLHYKELKKAAITTQCAWRGKIARKELRALKMAAKETGALQAAKNKLEKQVEELTWRLQLEKRIRADLEEAKTQENIKLQSALQDVQLQFKEAKDLLQKEREAAKKLAEQVPVIQEVPVVDHGLMDKLTAENEKLKIMVSSLEVKIGETEKKYEETNKLSEERLKQALEAESKLVQLKTAMHRLEEKVSDMKSENEILQQALSTSPVKRGLEFVTTPSTKILENGIHAKEDSRSSEPQSGTPAKNTRTDPDSNFKRPPVDRQHENVDALIDCVMKDVGFSQGKPVAAFTIYKCLIHWKSLEAEKTSVFDRLIQMIGSAIEDQDDNEHMAYWLSNTSTLLFLLQRSLKPAGASGGSSVRKPPQPTSLFGRMTMGFRSSPSSVNITAATAALEGVRQVEAKYPALLFKQQLTAYVEKIYGIIRDNLKKELGLFLSLCIQAPRTSKGGALRSGRSFGKDSPSNHWQSIIDCLNTLLSTLKENFVPPIIVQKIFTQIFSYINVQLFNSLLLRRECCTFSNGEYVKSGLAELEQWCCQAKEEYAGSAWDELKHIRQSVGFLVIHQKYRISYDEIINDLCPVLSVQQLYRICTLYWDDNYNTRSVSPEVISSMRILMTEDSNSAGSNSFLLDDNSSIPFSVEDLSSSLQVKEFLDVKPATDLLENLSFQFLHE from the exons ATG GTTGTTCTGGCAAGCTTAGGGGTTGGTTCTGTTGTATGGGTGGAGGACCCAGATGATGCTTGGATTGATGGAGAAGTTGTTGGAGTCAATGGGGAAAACATTGATGTTCTCTGTACTACAGGGAAGAGG GTAGTTGTCAATACTTCAAATGTTTATCCCAAGGACGCGGAAGCACCTCCATGCGGAGTGGATGATATGACTAAACTTGCTTATTTGCACGAACCAGGGGTTCTAAGTAATTTAAAATCTAGATatgatattaatgaaatttAT ACTTACACAGGGAACATATTAATTGCTGTAAACCCTTTTAGAAGATTACCGCATCTTTATGATAGCCATATGATGGCGCAATATAAAGGTGCAGCTTTTGGTGAGCTCAGTCCCCACCCATTTGCTGTTGCTGATGCTGCATACAG AGTTATGATTAATGAGGGTATTAGTCAGTCGATTTTGGTCAGTGGTGAGAGCGGGGCTGGTAAAACTGAAAGCACTAAACAGCTTATGCATTATTTGGCCTACATGGGTGGAAGAGCTTCAACTGGGGGAAGATCTGTTGAGCAGAAAGTCCTAGAG TCCAACCCTGTCCTGGAAGCATTTGGGAATGCAAAAACTGTCAGAAACAATAACTCAAG TCGATTCGGAAAGTTCGTTGAGATTCAGTTTGATAATAAGGGTAGAATTTCGGGAGCTGCTATTAGAACTTATTTGTTGGAAAGATCCCGTGTGTGTCAACTCTCTGATCCTGAAAGGAATTATCACTGTTTCTACATGCTTTGTGCTGCACCACAAGAG GAGCTTCAAAGGTACAAATTGGGAAATCCAAGAACATTTCATTATCTTAATCAATCAAATTGCTATGAGATAGATGGATTAGATGAATCTAAAGAATATGCGGCAACTAAAAGGGCTATGGATGTTGTTGGAATTAGCTCAGAGGAACAG GAAGCTATATTCCGAGTTGTAGCTGCAATACTCCATCTGGGGAACATTGAATTTGCTAAGGGAAAGGAAGCGGACTCATCAGTGCCCAAAGATGACAAATCTTGGTTCCATCTTAGAACTGCAGCCGAATTATTTAT GTGTGATGTAAAGGCTTTGGAGGATTCCCTCTGCAAACGTGTTATTGTAACCCGTGATGAAACGATCACCAAGTGGTTGGACCCAGAATCTGCAGCCACCAGTAGAGATGCATTGGCAAAAGTTGTGTATTCACGGTTATTTGACTG GCTTGTAGATAAGATCAATAGTTCAATTGGCCAAGATCACTCTTCAAAGTACTTAATTGGGGTGCTTGATATTTATGGGTTTGAGAGTTTCAAGACAAACAG CTTTGAGCAATTTTGCATCAATCTGACAAATGAGAAACTTCAACAACACTTCAATCAG CATGTTTTTAAAATGGAGCAAGAAGAGTATACCAAAGAAGAAATCAACTGGAGCTATATTGAATTCATTGATAATCAAGATATATTGGATCTCATCGAAAAG AAACCGGGGGGCATTATAGCTCTTTTGGATGAAGCTTG CATGTTTCCAAGGTCAACACATGAAACTTTTGCACAAAAGCTCTATCAGACATTTAAGGACCATAAACGATTCAGCAAGCCGAAACTCTCTCGTTCTGGCTTCACCATTGGTCATTATGCTGGTGAT GTCACTTATCAAACTGAACTGTTTCTGGATAAAAACAAAGATTACGTTGTAGCCGAACACCAATCTCTTCTGAATGCTTCTTCCTGTTCCTTTGTGGCGAGTTTGTTTCCACCATCGGAGGAGTCCTCAAAAAGCTCAAAGTTCTCTTCAATAGGATCACGTTTTAAA CAACAATTGCAGTCATTGCTCGAAACTCTCAGTTCAACTGAACCTCATTACATACGATGTGTAAAGCCTAACAATCTTCTTAAGCCAGCTATATTTGAGAACCATAACGTTCTACAACAACTACGTTGCGGG GGAGTGATGGAGGCAATTAGGATAAGCTGTGCTGGATATCCTACCAGAAAACCATTTTATGAATTTGTGGATCGTTTTGGCATCCTTGCTCCTGAAGTTTTAAGTGGCAG TTTGGATGAGATCAATGCTTGCAAGAAACTTCTGGAGAAGGTGGGGCTTGATGGCTATCAG ATCGGTAAAACAAAAGTGTTTTTAAGGGCAGGTCAGATGGCAGAGCTGGATGCTCGCAGGACTGAAGTCTTAGGAAGATCAGCTAGCATTATCCAGAGGAAAATTCGTTCATACATGGCTAGAAAAAGTTTTATTATGTTGCGTCAGTCCGTTTTGCAGATTCAGTCTGTGTGCAGAG GACAACTTGCTCGGCATATCTATGGAGGCATGCGGAGAGAAGCCTCTTGTCAGAGAATTCAAAGAAATCTACGCATGCATTTTGCTAGAAAAGCTTATAAAGATCTGTGCTGTTCTGCCATTTCCATTCAGACAGGTATGCGGGGAATGACTGCTCGGAGAGAACTTCGCTTCAGGAAACAGACTAGAGCAGCAGTTATGATCCAG AGCCACTGCCGTAAATTCTTAGCTTGTTTGCACTATAAGGAGCTGAAGAAAGCTGCAATCACCACACAATGTGCGTGGAGAGGGAAAATTGCTCGTAAAGAATTGCGAGCACTCAAGATG GCTGCAAAGGAAACCGGTGCTCTTCAAGCCGCAAAGAATAAATTAGAGAAGCAAGTTGAGGAACTTACATGGCGGTTACAGCTGGAGAAACGTATAAGG GCTGATCTGGAAGAAGCAAAGACACAGGAAAATATCAAATTACAATCCGCTTTGCAAGATGTGCAACTTCAGTTCAAGGAAGCTAAAGACTTACTTCAAAAAGAACGCGAGGCTGCTAAAAAGTTGGCTGAACAAGTCCCTGTCATACAGGAAGTTCCAGTTGTTGATCATGGCCTGATGGATAAACTTACCGCTGAAAATGAGAAACTTAAG ATTATGGTAAGCTCTCTTGAAGTGAAAATCGGTGAAACTGAGAAAAAATATGAAGAGACTAATAAGCTTAGTGAGGAGAGGTTAAAGCAAGCCTTGGAGGCAGAATCCAAGTTAGTTCAGTTAAAGACGGCTATGCACAG GCTTGAGGAAAAAGTCTCTGACATGAAATCTGAGAATGAAATCCTTCAGCAAGCATTGTCAACTTCACCAGTTAAACGAGGGTTAGAATTTGTAACGACTCCATCAACCAAG ATTTTAGAGAATGGAATTCATGCAAAAGAAGATAGTCGATCCAGT GAACCACAAAGTGGCACACCTGCTAAGAACACAAGGACTGATCCTGATAGCAATTTTAAGAGGCCCCCTGTTGATCGTCAACAT GAGAACGTTGATGCTCTTATTGACTGTGTCATGAAAGATGTCGGGTTTAGTCAAGGCAAACCTGTTGCTGCCTTTACAATTTACAAATGTCTTATACACTGGAAGTCCTTGGAAGCAGAAAAGACTAGTGTGTTTGATCGTCTCATTCAGATGATTGGTTCGGCCATAGAG GATCAAGATGATAACGAGCACATGGCTTATTGGCTGTCAAATACATCTACATTGTTATTCTTGCTTCAGAGAAGTTTAAAGCCTGCTGGTGCATCTGGTGGAAGTTCAGTGCGGAAACCACCACAGCCAACATCACTTTTTGGAAGAATGACAATG GGATTTCGCTCATCCCCTTCTTCTGTTAATATTACTGCTGCCACTGCTGCGCTGGAGGGAGTCAGACAGGTTGAAGCTAAATATCCAGCATTGCTTTTTAAGCAGCAACTTACAGCTTACGTGGAGAAAATATATGGCATAATTAGAGATAACTTGAAGAAGGAGCTGGGATTGTTTCTTTCCTTGTGTATCCAG GCACCAAGGACATCAAAGGGAGGTGCACTAAGATCCGGACGTTCTTTTGGCAAAGATTCTCCTTCAAATCATTGGCAAAGCATTATCGATTGTCTCAACACTCTTCTCAGTAcactaaaagaaaatttt GTTCCACCCATCATTGTTCAGAAGATATTTACCCAAATTTTCTCATATATTAATGTGCAACTCTTCAACAG TCTTCTACTACGTCGTGAGTGTTGCACATTCAGCAATGGCGAGTATGTAAAATCTGGGTTAGCAGAGTTGGAGCAGTGGTGCTGCCAGGCAAAAGAGGAG TATGCAGGCTCGGCTTGGGATGAACTTAAGCATATTAGGCAGTCTGTTGGATTTTTg GTTATACATCAGAAGTATAGAATTTCTTATGATGAGATCATTAATGACTTGTGTCCC GTCCTAAGTGTCCAGCAGCTATACAGAATATGCACTCTGTATTGGGATGATAATTACAACACTCGAAGTGTATCTCCTGAA gttATTTCAAGCATGAGGATACTAATGACTGAAGACTCTAACAGTGCCGGAAGCAACTCTTTTTTGCTGGACGACAATTCCAG CATTCCATTCTCAGTTGAAGATCTTTCTAGTTCACTGCAAGTAAAGGAATTTTTGGATGTCAAACCTGCGACTGATCTTCTTGAAAATCTATCCTTCCAATTTTTGCACGAGTGA